Below is a genomic region from Isosphaeraceae bacterium EP7.
ACGACGTCGCGGCGCCGGGCCGGGGTCAGACTTTTTTTGACAGGACGTCCTGGAGCATGGCCTTGTCCAGGCTCAGGTCGGCGACCAGCTGCTTGAGCTTGCGGTTCTCCTCCTCGAGCTGCCGCAACCGCCTCACCTCGCCGACGCCCATGCCGCCGAAGCGTTGCTTCCATCGGAAAAACGTGGCCTGGCTCACGCCCAATTTGCGGCACACCTGATCGACCGGCGTGCCGGCCTCGGCCTGCCTCAGGGCGAAGCCGATCTGCTCCTCGGTGAACTTGCTCTTCTTCATCGCTCGGGCCTCCGATCCGAGGCCGATTATCCCATGACGGTTCTCAAATGCGATGGACTCGATTCCGGGGTCAAGCGCAGATGAGGCCTCGGGTTTTCAGGAGCTCAGGCCCATGAAGAAGTCGAAGTTCACCGTCGAGCAGATCACCTTCGCCCTGAGGCAGGCCGAGTCCGGACTGGGGGTCGAGGAGACCTGCCGCAAACTGGGCGTCAGCCAGGCCACGTTTTTCCGTTGGAAGGTCAAGTACGGCGAGTTGGGCACCCCCGAGGTGCGGCGGCTCCGCCTGCTCGAGGAGGAGAACCAGAAGCTCAAGCAGCTGGTCGCCGACCTCAGCCTCGACAAGAAGATGCTCCAGGACGTCCTGGCAAAAAAATCCTGAGCCCGCCGCAGCGACGGGCGGTCGTAGCGGACCTGACCGTCCGCTTCGGCGTCAGCGTGCGGCGGGCCTGCCAGGTCGTCGGTTACCCGCGGTCAACGTATCACTACCGGAGGACCCGCGACGCCCAGGAGCCCCTCCGGCTGCGGCTGCGCGAGCTGGCCACCAGCCGCGTCCGATACGGCTACCGCCGGCTGCACATCCTGCTCGAACGCGAGGGCTGGGCCATCAACGTCAAGCGGGTCGATCGCCTCTACGGCCTGGAGCGATTGACGTTGCGGCGGAAGGCCCCGAGGCGACGGGTGAGCTCTCGCCATCGCGACGACCGGCCGGCCATCGAGGCGGCCAACCAGGCCTGGGCGATGGACTTCATGAGTGACGCACTCTCGGATGGCGGCAAGCTCCGCGTCCTGACGGTGCTCGACCTGTTCACCCGCGAGGCGGTGGCCATGCGAGTGGCCCCGCGGTTCACCTCCGGGCAGGTCGCCGAGGTGATGGCGGAGGTCTCCTCGACCCGAGGGGCGCCGCGTGCACTGCGGGTGGACAACGGCCCGGAGTTCACGGGCAAGATGCTCGACCTGTGGGCGCACCTGAACGGCGTGACGCTGGATTTCAGCCGCCCCGGCAAGCCGACGGACAACGCCTTCATCGAGTCCTTCAATGGCCGCGTCCGCGAGGAGTGCCTCAATCAGACCTACTTCACCAGCCTCGAAGACGCCCGGGAGCGGGTGGAATCGTGGCGGGTCGACTACAATGAAGTCCGCCCGCACGGCGCCCTGGGGAACCTGGCCCCGAGGGATTTCGCCGTATTGAAGGCCAGTGATCTGAACGCCTCGTCCGACCGGAAAACTCTCGTTTAGCTGGTCCAACTTTCCGGGGCGGGTCAGTCCGACCGGAAAACTCTCGTTTAGCTGGTCCAACTTTCCGGGGCGGGTCATCACACGTCATCGCAGGGACTCCTTGAGCTTGCTGAACATCGCCTCGATCGGGTTCAGGTCGGGGCTGTAGGCCGGCAGGTAGCGGACCTCGGCGCCGGCGGCGGCGACCAAGCGGGCCACCTCGGCAGTCTTGTGGCATGAGAGGTTGTCCATCACCACGATGTCACAGGGCCTGAGTGTCGGGGCCAGGCACTCGCCGATGTCGGCCTCGAAGCAGGCGCTGTTCGTCGCCCCGTCGAAGGCCAGGCAGGCCCCGATGCCGCCGAGGCGGACCGCCGCGGTCAGGGTGAGCACCTTCCAGTGGCCGTGCGGCACCGCCGCATCGACCCGCTTGCCGCGCGGGGACCGTGCGTACCGCCTGGTCATCGCGGTCGTCGCGCCGCTCTCGTCCAGAAAGACCAGGCGGGACGGGTCGACGCCGGTGAACTCGGCCCGCCAGGCCGCCCTGGCCTCCTTCAAGTCGGGCCGGTCCTGCTCGGCGGCCCGGGGCGACTTTTTTTGCGCGTGATGCCCAGCCGTCTCAGCGCCCGGTCGGTGGCCGAGGTGCCGCAGGCCACGCCGGCGGCGGCCGCCAGCTGCCTGAGCGTGGCATCGGGATCGGCCGCGACGGCGTTGCAGAGCCGCTCGGCCGCCTCGCCGGAGAAGGCCGGGGCCCGGCCCCCGCCGTGCGGCCTCGGCGCGATCGAGCCGGTCTCCCGGCGCCTCTTGAGCAGCAGGCGGACCCAGGACTGGCTGACGGAGAATCGTTCGGCGACCTCGGCGCGCGTCTGAATCCCCTCATCGCAGGCGGCAATGACCCGCTCCCGCAGGTCCATCGAGTATGCCGCCATTCTCCGTGCCCTCCTATCACGGAGAATCGGAAAAAAGCACGCCACGTTCAATGGGGAACTGCTCTAGGGGATCGAGTCGGCGGCGAAAAAGGCCATGGCGATGACCAGCCAGATGACTGACTCGGCGGGCAGGCGACGGCGGTGTTCCAAGGCCCGGCGGGCGTGTGATCGGATGGCGGCGAGTCGGGCCCGTGAGATCAACTTCCCAAGACCGCGGGTAGAGGGGATGGTGTCGAGGGCGATCGAGTCGAAGGCATGCGGTCGCCGGGGCGATGGATATATCAGGGCTTCCTTATGATTTAGGGGTCGGGTCAGCAACCTCACAATAGCAAGGGGGCCCTGATCTTACGGCTAACTAACGGGCATTGGGTGTAGACGTGTCGGCAATTCGATGCACGCCAACAACTCGCGTCCACCAGCCGCTGGTGATCGCATCATGCTGATGATCTCCCGGATGGCCTCAAGGTAAAGCGGGCCCTCTCGAACCCGCCCATCCCTGCATCTCAACCCTTCACCATCTCGGAGACCACAGCCGCTAGAGGCGTCGTCGGCCGCCCGATGAGGCGGCTCATCTGACGCCCATCGTCGAACAAGCCACCCCTGGACGCCACCGCATCGCTATTGGCCAGCAGTTCCGCGAACTGGTCTGGAATGCCCGCCCCGGTGAGGAGAGCCCGATAGTCCGCCTCGGGCATGTCCCGGTACGCCAGCGGCTTGCCCGACTGGCGGGCAACCTCGGCGGCGAATTCGGACAGGGTCTGGCCCTCGTCGCCCGCCAGCTCGTAGATGCGCCCCGCATGCCCTTCGGTCGTCAGGACGGCGGCCGCCGCCTCCGCGTAGTCGACGCGAGCCGCCCAGGAGAATCGCCCGTCATTCGCGCAACCGGGGAGTTGGCCACGCTTCAAAGCAGCCGGAAGCGACATGGCCCTGTTCTCGGCGTACCAGCCGTTCCGCAGGAACACGACCGGGACGCCCGACTCCCGGAGAATCACCTCGGTTTCCCGGTGCTCGACACCCAAGAGCAGCTCCGTCGTGTCGGCACGCAGCACGCTCGTATAGGCCAGGAGCCTCACCCCAGCCCGCTTGGCGGCCTCGATCACGTTGCGGTGCTGGGGGACGCGGCATCCAACCTCACTGCTCGAGATCAGCAGCACCTGGTCGATGCCATGAAGGGCCGCATCGAGCATTTCCGGCTTTCCGTAGTCGGCCTCGCGAACCTCGACCCCGAGGCCGGCAGCTTTCTTGACGTTGCGTGCCGTCGCGACGATCCGGTCGGCGGGCATGGTTTCGAGCAACTTTGCGACGACGAGGCGGCCAAGCTGGCCGGTGGCGGCGGTCACGAGAATGCGGGACATGAGCGGTCTCCCTTACCAGGTCTCTTTTGGTAACCTGGTGAAGAATAGGGACCACCCCCGATGCTTCAAGGAGGCAGGAATTCGTGACAAGGTTACCCAAAGGTGACCGCCCCGAGGGCGTACGGGACGCCCTGGCGACGCGGTTCGACGGCTGGATGACGGACGATCTCGCCCCGGAGCAGTGCCCGGCGCGTGACGCGTTCGACCGGATCGGCGACCGCTGGACCGCGTTGATCATCGTAGCCCTCGCCAAGGAGCCTCGGCGTTTCGCGGTCTTGCTCCGGCTCATCCCGGACATCTCCAAAAAAATGCTGACACAATCGCTGCGGGGGCTGGAGCGGGATGGCCTCGTCACGCGACACGTCTTTCCGACCAAGCCGCCTGCCGTCGAGTACCGGCTGTCGCCGTTGGGCGAATCGATGCTGGAGCCGCTTGTCGGACTGGTGAGCTGGGCCGAGCGGACACGAGCCGAAGTATTGAGCGCCAGAGAGCGGTTCGATCGGGCGGGACAGCCTCTCGAACTCAGGCAGGGCTGAAACGGCGTGTGGTAGGGCACAAGCCGAAGGCATCGCCCACCACGCATGAAAAAGCCCCCGGCTCTCCGTAGCCCAGGGGCGAACCTACCTGCTCGTGTTCCGCGATCGGCCGCTCGGTGGACCAGATGGGTGTCGCTCATCGCCAGCGGAGCCATTGCCTCGAACAGCGGGGGCGACTCAGTCTTCACCGTCGCGGCTGTCATTGGCGTGACCACCGTCTGCGGCAAGGATAAACTCGCTGCCGGCGGCTGGTCGGTCTACTTCGGACTGAGTCAGTCACGCCACCATCTCGGAGGCCACCATGAAGGCGATTCTCTCCCTGGCGTTGATCCTCGGGACATGCGGCCTGGCGGACGCGGCTGATGACAAGGCGGCCGACCCGGTCGGAAAGTGGCATTGCAGCTACGAGATCGGCGAGCAGAAGCGGACGTCCACCCTGACGGTCAAGAAGGAGGGGGACGAGCTCGTCGGGACCATGGATTGGGCGGATCAGAAGGACGAAAAGCTGAAGGATCCGAAATTCAAGGACGGGAAGCTGACGTTCTCCGCGGTGCGGAAGTTCCAGGGCAACACGATCCCCATCGACTACACCTTGAAGATCGACGGAAACGAGCTCAAGGGTACGGGTGAGGCGGATTTCGGAGGGCAGAAGCAGGAGTTCGACATCGAGGGAAAGCGCGAGAAGAAGGACGAGAAATAATCGCACGGGCCGGCGGTGGATAGGTGAAGTGTGGACGAACCTCAGACGTACTCGATCCACCGCCGGACCAGGTCGGCGAACGCTCTCTTCTTCGCCTCGAGGTCCTCCATATTCTGGAACGAGACCGACGCCCGGTCCTTGCCCAGCCACTTCAGCAGTGGGCTCTCCAACTCAATGCCGGGCGTGTCCCTGGTCTTTGCGCCCAAGTGCAGAATCACCTGGAAGCCTCCCCGCAGGTGGAACGTCGCGAACCACTCGGTCGTGCGAAAGCTCGGGGCGTTCCACTTAATCCCCTCACCGATGGCAGGATCGGCGCCGAGGATGATCTGGCGGACAGCGAGGATCTCGGGCTTGAGCGGATGCTCGAGCGACTCGAGGAATGCCTCGACGCTCTCCGGGGGCTTCTTGGCCACTTGATACTCCTGGCGGCGGACACGCCTACGCGTCGCCTTCTTGTTTCGTACCCTTCAGCAAGGCCACGACGGCCTGGGCGTGACCGTGGCCGAGCTCGAAATCCCTCTTCAGCCACTCGATGACCTGTCCCGCCTTCACGTCGGCGCGGAGCTTGCTGTCCGCCATGAATCCCTTCTCATCGGCGAGTCTCCTAAAATCGTCGGGACCCTGGCCGGTCTTCGTCTTGATGTTGTCCAGATAGGCTTGGAACGACATTCGAGCATCCCTCCCTTGGAATCGGCTGATCCTTCCACGGCCCACTCGGGCCTACTGCCATCGGAACGACGGCTCACCAGCTCTTCGCCAACGTCACGAGCTGGTCCAACGCCGCGCCCCAGCCGTTGTGGAAGCCCATTGCTTCGTGCTTCGAGCGCCCGTCCTCGGTGCTGTGGAGGGCGGTCGCCGTGTATTTCGTGCCTGACTCGTGCGGCTCGATCTCGATGATCGCCGTGAAGACGAAGGGCACGTCCGCGCCGAGGTTCGCCGGGCGGTATCCGGGCAGGAGAGCCCCGGTCCAGACCAGCTTCCTATTCGGCACGACCTCGAGGTAGCAACCGGTGTTGGGGAACTGCTGCCCCTCGGGTGATTCCATGACCGTATGGAACTTGCCGCCGGGTTTCAGGTCGATCTCGCAGCCCACGGTCTTCCACGGGGCCGGGGTGAACCACTTTTTCAGGTGCTCCGGCGTCGTCCACGCCTTCCAGACGAGTTCGGGCGGCACGTCGACGACGCGTTCGAGCACGAGATCGGTCTTGGGGTCCAGTGGCGTCATTCGGGTTGCTCCTTGAGGTCTTCGAGATAGGAATCGAGCTGATCGAGGCGACGTTCCCAGAGCAGCCGCTGGGTCGCCATCCAGTCCTCAGCCTCCCTCAGCGTGCTCGGGGCGAGTTCGTAGGTGCGGACCCGTCCGGACTTGCGCGACTTGACCAGCCCGCACTTCTGCAGGACGTCCAGGTGCTGGAGGAAGGACGGTAAGGCCATCTTGAACGGCCTGGCCAGCTCGCTCGTCGCGGTTGGACCACGCGAGAGCCTCTCGACCACGGCCCGGCGGGTCGGGTCGGCCAAAGCCTGGAACAGGAGGTTCAGTCCAGCGGCATGGCTAGGCATTCGACTAACTATAAATGAAGCGAAGGTTAGGTCAAGCCCTAGCTATTCGGTCCCGGCGGTGCTTGCCACTCACTTTGAACGACGGAAGGGCGGTCCGGCGAAGAAACCGCTTGCGCGAAGCTCCGGAGTCAGCCATGGTCGGCTCATGCGACTGAGCCACGACATCCAAAACAGCTTATCCGCGTAGCACGTGTCGCCCCGTTCAGTCGCATAATCGAACGCGAGTGCTTCGCCGAACGCGGGAAGCGAGGATCAGTGAGTGAAGAACCTCATTGACAGCAGATGCAGCCGCGAAGGGACCTTCCGGACCGTTTCCCTTGACCTGGCCCTCAGGTAAGCCGCGTACGACCTACCCAGAACGCAGCCGCTTCGACACCCCGTTCGCTCGTGCCCCCAACCAGTTGCCCCATGAGATCGAGCTGCTGGGCGGCACTGAGCCGATCCTCTCGACGAACATCCCACCGCGTAAGGATGAGCTTCCCTATGCCTCGTTCGAAGACCCTCGTTCCATGTTTGTGAGGGACGGTCCTGACCGCCCCTGATACCGCCGACAAGCTCCACGCCATGGACGACCGCGAACTCGACATCGGATTTCTCAGATATCTTGGGCCGAATCTGATCAACGAAGCCTCTTGCTGAAATAATGTTTCCAACTCTCGGGCAGTACCCCGGACTGCATTGCTCGGCGCAAAAGTTCCTGATTTCTTGAGTCCACCGTGTACAACTTGACGATGTCGGCAACGGTTAAGTTCTCCTCAGATCGAGCCAGCGGCTCGATGGCATCGCCCGCTCCGACATCCCCCTCTTTCGTCACCGAGAAATAGAATCCGGTCCTCCCGCTCTTCAACATCCGCTTCAGCATGTCCATTCGTCCAAACCGTATGCCGAGCTTGTAACAAGGCATTCTCGGCTGGGTGACCATGAACTCAGCCGAGCCGATCCTGAAGCGGTCGCCGATTCGGACGTCCTCGAGGATGCCCTCAATCGTCAGGTTCTCTCCAAAGACCGCCGGTGGGAATTCCACCTCGGGCAATTCCTGCCGCCACGGCTCGTAGTGCTCGGAAGGGTAGACGTAAACGGCCTTTTCGAAGCCTCCGTGCACCGTCAGGTCGGATTGCTCGTCGCCCTCGAAGTTGAGCCTGGTAACTCGAAGTCGACGGTCCACCGGCTCTTTGAAGATCGAGGTCAGTACGGTCTCACCGTCGAAGTCGATTTCACGCGGGAGCCCAACGCTCAGCGATAGCACTTTCATGGGAGCCTTTCTGCGTCAAAGCCGCGGTGCTCTGCGGATGAATTTCGCACATCGGCCTGACCATGTCGTTGCAGCCAATGGCAAAACGGTCCTGAAGTCGATTTGGCAATTTGCAGGCGGGCCGCTCAGCGGATCGAAGGGCCAGGTCGAGCAGGCGCTCATCCGCCCCGCTTCGCCGCCTCCAGGGAATACGTCGGGTCAGCGTCGTCCCACTTCACATCCCCCGATGGACCGTAGATCGCCGGAACTGGCTCATGGCCAGCCTGACGCAACCAGGCCTGCACCTGGGTCCGGTGGTGGCAAGTGTGCAGGACTCGCCGCCAGAACACCCAGATACGCTCACGCTCCAGGCCGCCAAAAAACCGTCGCCCCTCCAGCCACCAGGCTCGATCGCCTTTCGCCAACTGCGGCAGGCGTCGCCTCACATGCAAGGTGTACTTATTGATGTAGTCC
It encodes:
- a CDS encoding IS3 family transposase (programmed frameshift), with product MKKSKFTVEQITFALRQAESGLGVEETCRKLGVSQATFFRWKVKYGELGTPEVRRLRLLEEENQKLKQLVADLSLDKKMLQDVLAKKILSPPQRRAVVADLTVRFGVSVRRACQVVGYPRSTYHYRRTRDAQEPLRLRLRELATSRVRYGYRRLHILLEREGWAINVKRVDRLYGLERLTLRRKAPRRRVSSRHRDDRPAIEAANQAWAMDFMSDALSDGGKLRVLTVLDLFTREAVAMRVAPRFTSGQVAEVMAEVSSTRGAPRALRVDNGPEFTGKMLDLWAHLNGVTLDFSRPGKPTDNAFIESFNGRVREECLNQTYFTSLEDARERVESWRVDYNEVRPHGALGNLAPRDFAVLKASDLNASSDRKTLV
- a CDS encoding IS630 family transposase encodes the protein MKEARAAWRAEFTGVDPSRLVFLDESGATTAMTRRYARSPRGKRVDAAVPHGHWKVLTLTAAVRLGGIGACLAFDGATNSACFEADIGECLAPTLRPCDIVVMDNLSCHKTAEVARLVAAAGAEVRYLPAYSPDLNPIEAMFSKLKESLR
- a CDS encoding IS630 transposase-related protein, coding for MAAYSMDLRERVIAACDEGIQTRAEVAERFSVSQSWVRLLLKRRRETGSIAPRPHGGGRAPAFSGEAAERLCNAVAADPDATLRQLAAAAGVACGTSATDRALRRLGITRKKSRPGPPSRTGPT
- a CDS encoding SDR family oxidoreductase, with amino-acid sequence MSRILVTAATGQLGRLVVAKLLETMPADRIVATARNVKKAAGLGVEVREADYGKPEMLDAALHGIDQVLLISSSEVGCRVPQHRNVIEAAKRAGVRLLAYTSVLRADTTELLLGVEHRETEVILRESGVPVVFLRNGWYAENRAMSLPAALKRGQLPGCANDGRFSWAARVDYAEAAAAVLTTEGHAGRIYELAGDEGQTLSEFAAEVARQSGKPLAYRDMPEADYRALLTGAGIPDQFAELLANSDAVASRGGLFDDGRQMSRLIGRPTTPLAAVVSEMVKG
- a CDS encoding helix-turn-helix domain-containing protein, with translation MTRLPKGDRPEGVRDALATRFDGWMTDDLAPEQCPARDAFDRIGDRWTALIIVALAKEPRRFAVLLRLIPDISKKMLTQSLRGLERDGLVTRHVFPTKPPAVEYRLSPLGESMLEPLVGLVSWAERTRAEVLSARERFDRAGQPLELRQG
- a CDS encoding DUF1801 domain-containing protein: MAKKPPESVEAFLESLEHPLKPEILAVRQIILGADPAIGEGIKWNAPSFRTTEWFATFHLRGGFQVILHLGAKTRDTPGIELESPLLKWLGKDRASVSFQNMEDLEAKKRAFADLVRRWIEYV
- a CDS encoding DUF4287 domain-containing protein; translation: MSFQAYLDNIKTKTGQGPDDFRRLADEKGFMADSKLRADVKAGQVIEWLKRDFELGHGHAQAVVALLKGTKQEGDA
- a CDS encoding SRPBCC family protein codes for the protein MTPLDPKTDLVLERVVDVPPELVWKAWTTPEHLKKWFTPAPWKTVGCEIDLKPGGKFHTVMESPEGQQFPNTGCYLEVVPNRKLVWTGALLPGYRPANLGADVPFVFTAIIEIEPHESGTKYTATALHSTEDGRSKHEAMGFHNGWGAALDQLVTLAKSW
- a CDS encoding metalloregulator ArsR/SmtB family transcription factor is translated as MPSHAAGLNLLFQALADPTRRAVVERLSRGPTATSELARPFKMALPSFLQHLDVLQKCGLVKSRKSGRVRTYELAPSTLREAEDWMATQRLLWERRLDQLDSYLEDLKEQPE
- a CDS encoding MOSC domain-containing protein, which produces MKVLSLSVGLPREIDFDGETVLTSIFKEPVDRRLRVTRLNFEGDEQSDLTVHGGFEKAVYVYPSEHYEPWRQELPEVEFPPAVFGENLTIEGILEDVRIGDRFRIGSAEFMVTQPRMPCYKLGIRFGRMDMLKRMLKSGRTGFYFSVTKEGDVGAGDAIEPLARSEENLTVADIVKLYTVDSRNQELLRRAMQSGVLPESWKHYFSKRLR
- a CDS encoding DinB family protein, translating into MHYDFTAISDDEVPQAADPVFQNAITTYVSETNKAVSMWRAVPDGMLEFSPHEKCNSIRTIMVHQLLSERRFFAQFVGTEEPPVEELLPSGEKPGSRDYINKYTLHVRRRLPQLAKGDRAWWLEGRRFFGGLERERIWVFWRRVLHTCHHRTQVQAWLRQAGHEPVPAIYGPSGDVKWDDADPTYSLEAAKRGG